The following proteins are encoded in a genomic region of Tachysurus fulvidraco isolate hzauxx_2018 chromosome 22, HZAU_PFXX_2.0, whole genome shotgun sequence:
- the LOC113640623 gene encoding semaphorin-4E-like isoform X1, translated as MTSRASFLVSRHGNMKPWRLDQSENKRHITIYHKCLGRRGTGKDRTVQGQLYAGSEKAMVQVPLNTCDHYASCMDCELARDPYCGWDLSAERCIAIKNIHPDTHSEVVQSLRDGNAAHCPAVGMQTESTTVIKTFYPGNEVRLLCQPGSNLARVQWSVNNHTIQNSNKYHIHHNNLLILNASDSDARFYTCTSVESSIGNDYVIQTATYELRLGNFMEHPSVQPQAQDQQKCLSFLSILAITPTLMLLVLVVWNFYKGHFADQRSSKKAEESPQSVCLSGATANCSRKFNRNNNQQNS; from the exons atgacgtcacgtgcgtCTTTTCTGGTCAGTCGACATGGAAACATGAAGCCCTGGCGTTTGGACCAGAGTGAAAATAAACGCCATATCACTATATACCACAa GTGTCTGGGCAGAAGAGGAACAGGAAAGGACAGGACAGTCCAG GGTCAGCTGTATGCAGGCTCAGAGAAAGCAATGGTGCAGGTGCCGCTTAATACATGTGACCATTACGCCTCCTGTATGGACTGTGAACTGGCCAGAGACCCTTACTGCGGCTGGGACCTCAGCGCTGAACGCTGCATTGctataaaaaacattcatccaGATACACACAG TGAGGTGGTTCAGAGTCTGAGAGATGGAAATGCTGCACATTGCCCTGCAGTCGGTATGCAAACAG AAAGTACTACGGTCATTAAAACCTTCTATCCTGGTAACGAGGTCAGGTTGCTTTGCCAGCCAGGATCAAACCTGGCCCGAGTGCAGTGGAGCGTAAACAATCACACAATTCAAAACTCCAACAAGTACCACATTCATCACAACAACCTGTTGATCCTCAATGCCTCAGACAGCGACGCCagattctacacctgcacctcTGTAGAGTCCTCCATTGGTAATGACTATGTCATCCAAACTGCTACATATGAGCTGAGGCTGGGGAACTTCATGGAGCATCCTTCGGTTCAGCCGCAGGCCCAGGACCAGCAGAAATGTCTCTCTTTCCTCAGTATCCTGGCCATTACACCAACACTGATGTTATTAGTTCTTGTGGTATGGAACTTCTACAAAGGACATTTTgctgaccagagaagttcgaaAAAAGCTGAGGAAAGTCCacagagtgtctgtctgtcaggagcCACTGCAAATTGTTCAAGAAAGTTCAACAGAAATAACAATCAACAGAATAGCTGA
- the LOC113645215 gene encoding semaphorin-4E-like isoform X3 yields MLFFLVLSFWAPAVLISGQVCPLNSTPWKTVTLSNRGHVFQEEGVWNYTTMLLMEDEGVLILGAREAIFALDLNNITHKKAMTECHNYIRILHKMSSNTMFVCGTNAFNPTCDIMSYKDGKLTLEGKQQDGEGKCPFDPFQRCVSEFVDGQLYSAMFNNILSSEPVVMRSFNGTIRTEYMTAWLNEPNFIGMKHVTEGDDNPEGDDDKIYLFFNERAVEYDAYSKMEVSRVARVCKGDVGGQRTLQKKWTSFLKTHLDCPVLQTRLPLLIQDVFLFCPDTWKTCMFYGVFTPQGEMPEYSAVCVYSIQDIGDVFSKGRFKTLYRHNLVEKWVTFYGPVPDPRPGACINSKTREKGFSTSLDLPDETLQFILYNPLMDQAVKPSEQPLLVKKGAAFTRIVVASTTALDGSSHQVMFIGTASGSVLKAVNYDGKMVIIEEVQLFKQSDPVKILRLSVTLGQLYAGSEEATVQMPLSTCDHYASCMDCLLARDPYCGWDLSTERCIAIINIHPDTHSEVVQSLRDGNAARCPAVGMQTESTTIIQNFYLGNVVRLLCQPGSNLARVQWSLNNHTIQNSNKYHNLHNNLLILNASDSDNGFYTCTAVESSNGKDDVIQNATYELRLGNFMEHPSVQPLAQDQQKSLLALKILVIIPTLILLALVVWNVHKGHFAILRCLEKAEESPQCVSGFQEIQL; encoded by the exons ATGCTGTTCTTCCTTGTCCTGTCTTTTTGGGCTCCGGCTGTATTGATTTCGGGCCAGGTTTGTCCATTGAACAGCACACCATGGAAAACAGTTACTCTGA GTAACAGAGGACATGTCTTTCAAGAGGAGGGAGTGTGGAATTACACCACCATGCTCCTGATGGAAGATGAGGGTGTGCTCATCCTGGGAGCTCGAGAGGCCATCTTTGCCCTGGACCTtaacaacatcacacacaagaaGGCTATG ACTGAGTGTCATAACTACATCCGGATCCTTCATAAAATGTCGAGCAACACCATGTTCGTTTGTGGTACCAATGCTTTTAATCCGACCTGTGATATTATG TCTTATAAAGACGGCAAGCTGACTCTCGAAGGTAAACAACAAGATGGGGAAGGAAAGTGTCCATTTGATCCTTTCCAGAGATGCGTCTCTGAATTTGTCG ATGGACAGCTGTACTCTGCTATGTTTAACAATATCCTGAGCTCAGAACCGGTTGTGATGCGCAGCTTCAATGGCACCATAAGAACTGAATACATGACTGCATGGCTTAATG agccCAATTTCATTGGCATGAAGCATGTGACTGAGGGAGATGACAACCCAGAGGGGGATGATGACAAGATTTACCTTTTCTTTAATGAAAGAGCTGTGGAGTACGATGCCTACAGTAAGATGGAGGTGTCAAGGGTGGCTCGCGTTTGTAAG GGGGATGTGGGAGGACAGCGGACACTGCAGAAGAAGTGGACATCATTTCTAAAGACTCACCTGGACTGTCCTGTTCTTCAAACCAGACTACCACTTCTCATACAGGATGTGTTCCTCTTCTGCCCAGACACCTGGAAAACCTGTATGTTCTACGGTGTCTTCACTCCTCAGGG TGAAATGCCAGAGTACTCAGCAGTGTGCGTGTACAGCATACAGGACATCGGGGATGTGTTCTCTAAAGGCCGATTCAAAACTCTATACAGACATAATTTAGTTGAAAAATGGGTGACATTCTACGGACCTGTGCCTGACCCTCGTCCCGGAGCT tgtattaacAGTAAGACAAGGGAGAAAGGGTTTTCAACGTCTTTGGACCTCCCTGATGAAACCCTTCAGTTCATCCTATACAACCCACTGATGGATCAGGCAGTGAAGCCTTCTGAGCAGCCCCTACTGGTGAAGAAAGGAGCTGCGTTTACTCGTATAGTGGTGGCCAGCACTACTGCCCTGGATGGGAGCAGCCATCAGGTCATGTTTATTGGCACAG CAAGCGGTTCAGTGCTGAAAGCAGTCAACTATGACGGAAAGATGGTGATAATAGAGGAGGTGCAGCTCTTTAAGCAGTCCGACCCAGTGAAGATATTGCGGCTCTCTGTCACCCTG GGTCAGCTGTATGCAGGCTCAGAGGAAGCAACGGTGCAGATGCCGCTTAGTACATGTGACCATTACGCTTCCTGTATGGACTGTTTGCTGGCCAGAGACCCGTACTGTGGCTGGGACCTCAGCACTGAACGCTGCATTGCTATAATAAACATTCATCCAGATACACACAG tgAGGTGGTCCAGAGTCTGAGAGATGGAAATGCTGCACGTTGTCCTGCAGTCGGTATGCAAACAG AAAGTACTACGATCATTCAAAACTTCTATCTTGGTAACGTGGTCAGGTTGCTGTGCCAGCCAGGATCAAACCTGGCCCGAGTGCAGTGGAGCTTAAACAATCACACAATTCAAAACTCCAACAAGTACCACAATCTTCACAACAACCTGTTGATCCTCAATGCCTCGGACAGCGACAACggattctacacctgcaccgcTGTAGAGTCCTCCAATGGTAAAGACGATGTCATCCAAAATGCTACATATGAGCTGAGGCTGGGGAACTTCATGGAGCATCCTTCGGTTCAGCCACTGGCCCAGGACCAGCAGAAATCTCTCTTGGCCCTCAAGATCCTGGTCATTATACCAACACTGATATTATTAGCTCTAGTGGTATGGAACGTCCACAAAGGACATTTTGCCATCCTGAGATGCTTGGAGAAAGCTGAGGAAAgtccacagtgtgtgtctgGATTTCAGGAGATACAGCTCTAA
- the LOC113640623 gene encoding semaphorin-4E-like isoform X2, whose product MTSRASFLVSRHGNMKPWRLDQSENKRHITIYHKCLGRRGTGKDRTVQGQLYAGSEKAMVQVPLNTCDHYASCMDCELARDPYCGWDLSAERCIAIKNIHPDTHSEVVQSLRDGNAAHCPAVESTTVIKTFYPGNEVRLLCQPGSNLARVQWSVNNHTIQNSNKYHIHHNNLLILNASDSDARFYTCTSVESSIGNDYVIQTATYELRLGNFMEHPSVQPQAQDQQKCLSFLSILAITPTLMLLVLVVWNFYKGHFADQRSSKKAEESPQSVCLSGATANCSRKFNRNNNQQNS is encoded by the exons atgacgtcacgtgcgtCTTTTCTGGTCAGTCGACATGGAAACATGAAGCCCTGGCGTTTGGACCAGAGTGAAAATAAACGCCATATCACTATATACCACAa GTGTCTGGGCAGAAGAGGAACAGGAAAGGACAGGACAGTCCAG GGTCAGCTGTATGCAGGCTCAGAGAAAGCAATGGTGCAGGTGCCGCTTAATACATGTGACCATTACGCCTCCTGTATGGACTGTGAACTGGCCAGAGACCCTTACTGCGGCTGGGACCTCAGCGCTGAACGCTGCATTGctataaaaaacattcatccaGATACACACAG TGAGGTGGTTCAGAGTCTGAGAGATGGAAATGCTGCACATTGCCCTGCAGTCG AAAGTACTACGGTCATTAAAACCTTCTATCCTGGTAACGAGGTCAGGTTGCTTTGCCAGCCAGGATCAAACCTGGCCCGAGTGCAGTGGAGCGTAAACAATCACACAATTCAAAACTCCAACAAGTACCACATTCATCACAACAACCTGTTGATCCTCAATGCCTCAGACAGCGACGCCagattctacacctgcacctcTGTAGAGTCCTCCATTGGTAATGACTATGTCATCCAAACTGCTACATATGAGCTGAGGCTGGGGAACTTCATGGAGCATCCTTCGGTTCAGCCGCAGGCCCAGGACCAGCAGAAATGTCTCTCTTTCCTCAGTATCCTGGCCATTACACCAACACTGATGTTATTAGTTCTTGTGGTATGGAACTTCTACAAAGGACATTTTgctgaccagagaagttcgaaAAAAGCTGAGGAAAGTCCacagagtgtctgtctgtcaggagcCACTGCAAATTGTTCAAGAAAGTTCAACAGAAATAACAATCAACAGAATAGCTGA
- the LOC113645215 gene encoding semaphorin-4E-like isoform X1 — MLFFLVLSFWAPAVLISGQVCPLNSTPWKTVTLSNRGHVFQEEGVWNYTTMLLMEDEGVLILGAREAIFALDLNNITHKKAMVKWSVTSEMQRNCIFNGKTQTECHNYIRILHKMSSNTMFVCGTNAFNPTCDIMSYKDGKLTLEGKQQDGEGKCPFDPFQRCVSEFVDGQLYSAMFNNILSSEPVVMRSFNGTIRTEYMTAWLNEPNFIGMKHVTEGDDNPEGDDDKIYLFFNERAVEYDAYSKMEVSRVARVCKGDVGGQRTLQKKWTSFLKTHLDCPVLQTRLPLLIQDVFLFCPDTWKTCMFYGVFTPQGEMPEYSAVCVYSIQDIGDVFSKGRFKTLYRHNLVEKWVTFYGPVPDPRPGACINSKTREKGFSTSLDLPDETLQFILYNPLMDQAVKPSEQPLLVKKGAAFTRIVVASTTALDGSSHQVMFIGTASGSVLKAVNYDGKMVIIEEVQLFKQSDPVKILRLSVTLGQLYAGSEEATVQMPLSTCDHYASCMDCLLARDPYCGWDLSTERCIAIINIHPDTHSEVVQSLRDGNAARCPAVGMQTESTTIIQNFYLGNVVRLLCQPGSNLARVQWSLNNHTIQNSNKYHNLHNNLLILNASDSDNGFYTCTAVESSNGKDDVIQNATYELRLGNFMEHPSVQPLAQDQQKSLLALKILVIIPTLILLALVVWNVHKGHFAILRCLEKAEESPQCVSGFQEIQL; from the exons ATGCTGTTCTTCCTTGTCCTGTCTTTTTGGGCTCCGGCTGTATTGATTTCGGGCCAGGTTTGTCCATTGAACAGCACACCATGGAAAACAGTTACTCTGA GTAACAGAGGACATGTCTTTCAAGAGGAGGGAGTGTGGAATTACACCACCATGCTCCTGATGGAAGATGAGGGTGTGCTCATCCTGGGAGCTCGAGAGGCCATCTTTGCCCTGGACCTtaacaacatcacacacaagaaGGCTATG GTTAAGTGGTCGGTGACTTCAGAGATGCAGCGCAATTGTATCTTCAACGGGAAAACACAG ACTGAGTGTCATAACTACATCCGGATCCTTCATAAAATGTCGAGCAACACCATGTTCGTTTGTGGTACCAATGCTTTTAATCCGACCTGTGATATTATG TCTTATAAAGACGGCAAGCTGACTCTCGAAGGTAAACAACAAGATGGGGAAGGAAAGTGTCCATTTGATCCTTTCCAGAGATGCGTCTCTGAATTTGTCG ATGGACAGCTGTACTCTGCTATGTTTAACAATATCCTGAGCTCAGAACCGGTTGTGATGCGCAGCTTCAATGGCACCATAAGAACTGAATACATGACTGCATGGCTTAATG agccCAATTTCATTGGCATGAAGCATGTGACTGAGGGAGATGACAACCCAGAGGGGGATGATGACAAGATTTACCTTTTCTTTAATGAAAGAGCTGTGGAGTACGATGCCTACAGTAAGATGGAGGTGTCAAGGGTGGCTCGCGTTTGTAAG GGGGATGTGGGAGGACAGCGGACACTGCAGAAGAAGTGGACATCATTTCTAAAGACTCACCTGGACTGTCCTGTTCTTCAAACCAGACTACCACTTCTCATACAGGATGTGTTCCTCTTCTGCCCAGACACCTGGAAAACCTGTATGTTCTACGGTGTCTTCACTCCTCAGGG TGAAATGCCAGAGTACTCAGCAGTGTGCGTGTACAGCATACAGGACATCGGGGATGTGTTCTCTAAAGGCCGATTCAAAACTCTATACAGACATAATTTAGTTGAAAAATGGGTGACATTCTACGGACCTGTGCCTGACCCTCGTCCCGGAGCT tgtattaacAGTAAGACAAGGGAGAAAGGGTTTTCAACGTCTTTGGACCTCCCTGATGAAACCCTTCAGTTCATCCTATACAACCCACTGATGGATCAGGCAGTGAAGCCTTCTGAGCAGCCCCTACTGGTGAAGAAAGGAGCTGCGTTTACTCGTATAGTGGTGGCCAGCACTACTGCCCTGGATGGGAGCAGCCATCAGGTCATGTTTATTGGCACAG CAAGCGGTTCAGTGCTGAAAGCAGTCAACTATGACGGAAAGATGGTGATAATAGAGGAGGTGCAGCTCTTTAAGCAGTCCGACCCAGTGAAGATATTGCGGCTCTCTGTCACCCTG GGTCAGCTGTATGCAGGCTCAGAGGAAGCAACGGTGCAGATGCCGCTTAGTACATGTGACCATTACGCTTCCTGTATGGACTGTTTGCTGGCCAGAGACCCGTACTGTGGCTGGGACCTCAGCACTGAACGCTGCATTGCTATAATAAACATTCATCCAGATACACACAG tgAGGTGGTCCAGAGTCTGAGAGATGGAAATGCTGCACGTTGTCCTGCAGTCGGTATGCAAACAG AAAGTACTACGATCATTCAAAACTTCTATCTTGGTAACGTGGTCAGGTTGCTGTGCCAGCCAGGATCAAACCTGGCCCGAGTGCAGTGGAGCTTAAACAATCACACAATTCAAAACTCCAACAAGTACCACAATCTTCACAACAACCTGTTGATCCTCAATGCCTCGGACAGCGACAACggattctacacctgcaccgcTGTAGAGTCCTCCAATGGTAAAGACGATGTCATCCAAAATGCTACATATGAGCTGAGGCTGGGGAACTTCATGGAGCATCCTTCGGTTCAGCCACTGGCCCAGGACCAGCAGAAATCTCTCTTGGCCCTCAAGATCCTGGTCATTATACCAACACTGATATTATTAGCTCTAGTGGTATGGAACGTCCACAAAGGACATTTTGCCATCCTGAGATGCTTGGAGAAAGCTGAGGAAAgtccacagtgtgtgtctgGATTTCAGGAGATACAGCTCTAA
- the LOC113645215 gene encoding semaphorin-4E-like isoform X2, with protein sequence MLFFLVLSFWAPAVLISGQVCPLNSTPWKTVTLSNRGHVFQEEGVWNYTTMLLMEDEGVLILGAREAIFALDLNNITHKKAMVKWSVTSEMQRNCIFNGKTQTECHNYIRILHKMSSNTMFVCGTNAFNPTCDIMSYKDGKLTLEGKQQDGEGKCPFDPFQRCVSEFVDGQLYSAMFNNILSSEPVVMRSFNGTIRTEYMTAWLNEPNFIGMKHVTEGDDNPEGDDDKIYLFFNERAVEYDAYSKMEVSRVARVCKGDVGGQRTLQKKWTSFLKTHLDCPVLQTRLPLLIQDVFLFCPDTWKTCMFYGVFTPQGEMPEYSAVCVYSIQDIGDVFSKGRFKTLYRHNLVEKWVTFYGPVPDPRPGACINSKTREKGFSTSLDLPDETLQFILYNPLMDQAVKPSEQPLLVKKGAAFTRIVVASTTALDGSSHQVMFIGTASGSVLKAVNYDGKMVIIEEVQLFKQSDPVKILRLSVTLGQLYAGSEEATVQMPLSTCDHYASCMDCLLARDPYCGWDLSTERCIAIINIHPDTHSEVVQSLRDGNAARCPAVESTTIIQNFYLGNVVRLLCQPGSNLARVQWSLNNHTIQNSNKYHNLHNNLLILNASDSDNGFYTCTAVESSNGKDDVIQNATYELRLGNFMEHPSVQPLAQDQQKSLLALKILVIIPTLILLALVVWNVHKGHFAILRCLEKAEESPQCVSGFQEIQL encoded by the exons ATGCTGTTCTTCCTTGTCCTGTCTTTTTGGGCTCCGGCTGTATTGATTTCGGGCCAGGTTTGTCCATTGAACAGCACACCATGGAAAACAGTTACTCTGA GTAACAGAGGACATGTCTTTCAAGAGGAGGGAGTGTGGAATTACACCACCATGCTCCTGATGGAAGATGAGGGTGTGCTCATCCTGGGAGCTCGAGAGGCCATCTTTGCCCTGGACCTtaacaacatcacacacaagaaGGCTATG GTTAAGTGGTCGGTGACTTCAGAGATGCAGCGCAATTGTATCTTCAACGGGAAAACACAG ACTGAGTGTCATAACTACATCCGGATCCTTCATAAAATGTCGAGCAACACCATGTTCGTTTGTGGTACCAATGCTTTTAATCCGACCTGTGATATTATG TCTTATAAAGACGGCAAGCTGACTCTCGAAGGTAAACAACAAGATGGGGAAGGAAAGTGTCCATTTGATCCTTTCCAGAGATGCGTCTCTGAATTTGTCG ATGGACAGCTGTACTCTGCTATGTTTAACAATATCCTGAGCTCAGAACCGGTTGTGATGCGCAGCTTCAATGGCACCATAAGAACTGAATACATGACTGCATGGCTTAATG agccCAATTTCATTGGCATGAAGCATGTGACTGAGGGAGATGACAACCCAGAGGGGGATGATGACAAGATTTACCTTTTCTTTAATGAAAGAGCTGTGGAGTACGATGCCTACAGTAAGATGGAGGTGTCAAGGGTGGCTCGCGTTTGTAAG GGGGATGTGGGAGGACAGCGGACACTGCAGAAGAAGTGGACATCATTTCTAAAGACTCACCTGGACTGTCCTGTTCTTCAAACCAGACTACCACTTCTCATACAGGATGTGTTCCTCTTCTGCCCAGACACCTGGAAAACCTGTATGTTCTACGGTGTCTTCACTCCTCAGGG TGAAATGCCAGAGTACTCAGCAGTGTGCGTGTACAGCATACAGGACATCGGGGATGTGTTCTCTAAAGGCCGATTCAAAACTCTATACAGACATAATTTAGTTGAAAAATGGGTGACATTCTACGGACCTGTGCCTGACCCTCGTCCCGGAGCT tgtattaacAGTAAGACAAGGGAGAAAGGGTTTTCAACGTCTTTGGACCTCCCTGATGAAACCCTTCAGTTCATCCTATACAACCCACTGATGGATCAGGCAGTGAAGCCTTCTGAGCAGCCCCTACTGGTGAAGAAAGGAGCTGCGTTTACTCGTATAGTGGTGGCCAGCACTACTGCCCTGGATGGGAGCAGCCATCAGGTCATGTTTATTGGCACAG CAAGCGGTTCAGTGCTGAAAGCAGTCAACTATGACGGAAAGATGGTGATAATAGAGGAGGTGCAGCTCTTTAAGCAGTCCGACCCAGTGAAGATATTGCGGCTCTCTGTCACCCTG GGTCAGCTGTATGCAGGCTCAGAGGAAGCAACGGTGCAGATGCCGCTTAGTACATGTGACCATTACGCTTCCTGTATGGACTGTTTGCTGGCCAGAGACCCGTACTGTGGCTGGGACCTCAGCACTGAACGCTGCATTGCTATAATAAACATTCATCCAGATACACACAG tgAGGTGGTCCAGAGTCTGAGAGATGGAAATGCTGCACGTTGTCCTGCAGTCG AAAGTACTACGATCATTCAAAACTTCTATCTTGGTAACGTGGTCAGGTTGCTGTGCCAGCCAGGATCAAACCTGGCCCGAGTGCAGTGGAGCTTAAACAATCACACAATTCAAAACTCCAACAAGTACCACAATCTTCACAACAACCTGTTGATCCTCAATGCCTCGGACAGCGACAACggattctacacctgcaccgcTGTAGAGTCCTCCAATGGTAAAGACGATGTCATCCAAAATGCTACATATGAGCTGAGGCTGGGGAACTTCATGGAGCATCCTTCGGTTCAGCCACTGGCCCAGGACCAGCAGAAATCTCTCTTGGCCCTCAAGATCCTGGTCATTATACCAACACTGATATTATTAGCTCTAGTGGTATGGAACGTCCACAAAGGACATTTTGCCATCCTGAGATGCTTGGAGAAAGCTGAGGAAAgtccacagtgtgtgtctgGATTTCAGGAGATACAGCTCTAA